The Tamandua tetradactyla isolate mTamTet1 chromosome 23, mTamTet1.pri, whole genome shotgun sequence genome includes a window with the following:
- the LOC143666555 gene encoding vomeronasal type-2 receptor 116-like isoform X2, whose amino-acid sequence MSLGFDLYNSLPSETKTLENCLIWLSGIGKAIPNYSCEREGKSVAVITGITWSLSAQMGTLLELYKFPQLHSILKNVHFNNSAGEQIFLDDKRISEATYDILNYVSFPHGTGLQVKVGEFVPQAPHGHSLSINEEVIEWAISFKEAPHSVCSNSCNPGFWKTPLEGKAVCCFDCTPCPGNEISNETGMERSFYL is encoded by the exons ATGTCCCTGGGATTTGATCTTTACAATTCCTTGCCCAGTGAAACAAAGACATTGGAGAATTGCCTGATATGGCTGTCTGGCATTGGGAAGGCCATCCCTAATTATTCATGTGAAAGAGAAGGCAAGTCTGTAGCAGTTATTACAGGAATCACTTGGTCACTTTCTGCTCAAATGGGGACACTGCTGGAACTCTATAAATTTCCACAG CTCCACTCCATTCTGAAGAATGTCCACTTTAACAACAGTGCTGGTGAGCAGATATTTTTGGATGATAAAAGAATCTCTGAGGCCACATATGATATTCTCAACTATGTGAGTTTTCCTCATGGAACTGGATTACAGGTGAAAGTAGGAGAGTTTGTTCCACAAGCTCCACATGGTCACAGTTTATCCATAAATGAAGAGGTGATAGAGTGGGCCATCAGTTTCAAAGAG GCACCCCATTCTGTATGCAGCAATAGTTGCAATCCTGGATTCTGGAAAACTCCTCTAGAGGGAAAGGCTGTCTGTTGCTTTGACTGCACCCCCTGCCCAGGAAATGAAATTTCTAATGAAACAG GTATGGAAAGGTCATTCTACCTATAA
- the LOC143666555 gene encoding vomeronasal type-2 receptor 116-like isoform X1: MSLGFDLYNSLPSETKTLENCLIWLSGIGKAIPNYSCEREGKSVAVITGITWSLSAQMGTLLELYKFPQLHSILKNVHFNNSAGEQIFLDDKRISEATYDILNYVSFPHGTGLQVKVGEFVPQAPHGHSLSINEEVIEWAISFKEAPHSVCSNSCNPGFWKTPLEGKAVCCFDCTPCPGNEISNETGWKHYYHSHPPDKETETTSSILHQY, encoded by the exons ATGTCCCTGGGATTTGATCTTTACAATTCCTTGCCCAGTGAAACAAAGACATTGGAGAATTGCCTGATATGGCTGTCTGGCATTGGGAAGGCCATCCCTAATTATTCATGTGAAAGAGAAGGCAAGTCTGTAGCAGTTATTACAGGAATCACTTGGTCACTTTCTGCTCAAATGGGGACACTGCTGGAACTCTATAAATTTCCACAG CTCCACTCCATTCTGAAGAATGTCCACTTTAACAACAGTGCTGGTGAGCAGATATTTTTGGATGATAAAAGAATCTCTGAGGCCACATATGATATTCTCAACTATGTGAGTTTTCCTCATGGAACTGGATTACAGGTGAAAGTAGGAGAGTTTGTTCCACAAGCTCCACATGGTCACAGTTTATCCATAAATGAAGAGGTGATAGAGTGGGCCATCAGTTTCAAAGAG GCACCCCATTCTGTATGCAGCAATAGTTGCAATCCTGGATTCTGGAAAACTCCTCTAGAGGGAAAGGCTGTCTGTTGCTTTGACTGCACCCCCTGCCCAGGAAATGAAATTTCTAATGAAACAG GATGGAAACACTATTATCATTCTCATcctccagataaagaaactgagacaaCTTCTTCAATATTGCACCAATATTAA